The genomic window GTAATGATTTATAAGCAAGAACAATTCTATCTTTAGAAATTCCTTTTTTTACTAATTCTTCGGCAATTCCTTCTTCTGTTCCGTCTTGTTGTATCCATAGTTTATCATCAATTATATCAATATGGATTAATGTCCCATAAAGACGATATCCGTTTGACCATCCTATTTCTGTCAGTAAATAATGTCCTTTGTTGGAGTCGCAAATAAGTTTTATCTCGACTTGTTCATCTTCTCCTAAATAGTCAATATACTCGTTAAGTATCTCTTCGATAATGTCTTGATAGTTTAAGGTTGAGTTATCCATCTTATGATTTCTTCTGCTATAGGATCAAAGGTAAATAATTGAATGGTAAAACTAAATAGCTGAGTTTCGTAGGGTAGACAATGCTCACCTTACCATCAATAATCCTCACTTAACTATATTACAAACACTATTCATAATAAGATAGGAAACTCAATAAGAAGTGATCTCGAAGAGATCCGCGCTTACTTCGTCCCTCTTCGAGTCCGCGGTGCGCAGACAAGTAGAAGTGACATATCTGTTATATTAAAGATATTTACAGTTACTTATTGGAATAAAAGTAATGTGGTGGCGAAGTTCTAGATTAGACCGTATTGAGGCAAATATAGAACGTTTAGCAAAAATTAGTGAAGCAACTAACCGCCGTATTGATCGTTTTGTTGAAGCAACGGATCAACAAATTCAAGCTATTCAAACACGAACCGATCAGTTTCAGCGTGCCTTAGAATATCTTTTAAGTAAGGATAGATAGAATAATTTATTATATTGTTGGGTTTCGTTCCTCTACCCAACCTACAAGATCGGCTTCAAAAATGTATTAAAACATAATTTTAAACATGAATATAAACTCAACTTTTTATGCTTCAATTTATAATGATTTAACTGAACTTCCTACAGAAATTTTCGATATGAAAATCTTACAGGAGTTAGATTTAAAAGGAAATAATATTGAACATATATCTGTTGAAATATCAAAACTAACCAAGTTACGTTATTTGCGTTTGGATGATAATAAGATAAAAGACTTGCCTAGTTGCTTTGCCAAACTTACGAATTTAGAAGAGCTTTCTTTACAGAGAAACTGCATTTCTTCAATTCCTACAGCTATTTTTGAATTGCCTAATCTGCTTTATTTAACACTAACCTCTAATTCTATAGATTTATTTCCTGATAATCCACTTGAATTTAAGTTGACTAAATTAAAAACTCTTGACTTAATAAATAATAAATTAATTAAACTTCCTTCATATATTTCACGTTTTAATAATTTAGAAGAATTGTTCTTAGACGATAATTTATTAGAAGAAATTCCTGATTGCATTTGTCAACTTACCAAACTAAAATACATCAGCTTATACGATAATCCAATTGTCTATTATCCTAAATGCATTTCTAACATAATAGATATGTAACGAATCAAAAAAGTTATAGAATCACTGTGATCGCAATCTTGTAGTTGGGTAGAGGCAACGAAACCCAACACTCAACTAATAATATATATCTTAAACATATCTAGAAGTTAGAAATACCAATATATCTCGGTTGGTTTTCAATACGGTTTAACCACCTTTTAATATAAGAAAATTCAGTTAAACTAAATCCTCCTTCTTCAGCAACATGAGTATAAGCATAAAGTCCAATATCAGCAATTGTATAAGTTTTTCCCACGAAAAAATCTTGTGTTTGTAGATGCTTCTCCATTACATTGAGTGCAGCATAACCTAAAATTTTTTTTTGTTTTAATTGTTGTTTATATTCTCTTTCTTTTCCTAAAATTGAGATCCAATAACGAGAGGTAGCAATATTTGGTTCATGACTATATTGTTCAAAAAAAAGCCATTGCATAACTTGTGCTTGTTCAAAATTATTATTAGGAAAATAGCTAGTATTTTGACTTAAATAAAATAAAATAGCGTTAGACTCAGTTAGATATTGATTAGGGGAAATTTCTAATACTGGAATTTTCCCATTAGGATTTTTTGTTAAAAACTCTGGGGTTCGACTTTCATTGTTTAAAATATTAACTTCAATTCGAGTAAAAGGGATTTGTAATTGAGTTAATAATAATCTCACTTTATAGCCATTACCAGAGGGTAAAAAATCGTATAATTTGTACATTGTTTAAATAATTATAGAACGTCTTATCATGAACATTCGCATCGGTAACGGTTATGATATCCATCGCTTAGTCCCC from Crocosphaera subtropica ATCC 51142 includes these protein-coding regions:
- a CDS encoding XisI protein; amino-acid sequence: MDNSTLNYQDIIEEILNEYIDYLGEDEQVEIKLICDSNKGHYLLTEIGWSNGYRLYGTLIHIDIIDDKLWIQQDGTEEGIAEELVKKGISKDRIVLAYKSLQERKITEFAVS
- a CDS encoding glutathione S-transferase family protein, whose product is MYKLYDFLPSGNGYKVRLLLTQLQIPFTRIEVNILNNESRTPEFLTKNPNGKIPVLEISPNQYLTESNAILFYLSQNTSYFPNNNFEQAQVMQWLFFEQYSHEPNIATSRYWISILGKEREYKQQLKQKKILGYAALNVMEKHLQTQDFFVGKTYTIADIGLYAYTHVAEEGGFSLTEFSYIKRWLNRIENQPRYIGISNF
- a CDS encoding leucine-rich repeat domain-containing protein, with the protein product MNINSTFYASIYNDLTELPTEIFDMKILQELDLKGNNIEHISVEISKLTKLRYLRLDDNKIKDLPSCFAKLTNLEELSLQRNCISSIPTAIFELPNLLYLTLTSNSIDLFPDNPLEFKLTKLKTLDLINNKLIKLPSYISRFNNLEELFLDDNLLEEIPDCICQLTKLKYISLYDNPIVYYPKCISNIIDM